One window of Chionomys nivalis chromosome 10, mChiNiv1.1, whole genome shotgun sequence genomic DNA carries:
- the Six6 gene encoding homeobox protein SIX6 has product MFQLPILNFSPQQVAGVCETLEESGDVERLGRFLWSLPVAPAACEALNKNESVLRARAIVAFHGGNYRELYHILENHKFTKESHAKLQALWLEAHYQEAEKLRGRPLGPVDKYRVRKKFPLPRTIWDGEQKTHCFKERTRHLLREWYLQDPYPNPSKKRELAQATGLTPTQVGNWFKNRRQRDRAAAAKNRLQQQVLSQGSGRVLRSEGEGTPEVLGVASSPAASLSSKAATSAISITSSDSECDI; this is encoded by the exons ATGTTCCAGCTGCCCATCTTGAATTTCAGCCCCCAGCAAGTGGCCGGGGTATGCGAGACCCTGGAGGAAAGCGGCGATGTGGAGCGCCTGGGTCGCTTCTTGTGGTCGCTGCCCGTGGCCCCGGCGGCCTGTGAAGCCCTCAATAAGAATGAATCGGTGCTGCGCGCGAGAGCCATCGTGGCCTTCCACGGTGGCAACTACCGCGAGCTTTACCATATCCTGGAAAACCATAAGTTTACTAAGGAATCGCACGCCAAGCTGCAGGCACTGTGGCTTGAAGCGCATtaccaggaggcagagaagctACGTGGACGGCCCTTGGGGCCGGTAGATAAGTACCGGGTAAGGAAGAAGTTCCCGCTGCCGAGGACCATTTGGGATGGCGAACAGAAGACGCACTGCTTCAAGGAGCGCACGAGGCACCTGCTTCGCGAGTGGTACCTTCAGGACCCATATCCCAACCCAAGCAAAAAGCGCGAGCTCGCCCAGGCAACTGGACTGACCCCCACGCAAGTGGGCAACTGGTTCAAAAACCGCCGACAAAGAGACCGGGCTGCGGCAGCCAAAAACAG ACTCCAGCAGCAGGTTCTGTCGCAGGGCTCCGGGCGGGTGCTACGTTCGGAGGGTGAGGGCACGCCAGAGGTGTTGGGCGTCGCCTCCAGTCCGGCTGCAAGTCTGTCCAGCAAGGCGGCTACTTCAGCCATCTCCATCACGTCCAGCGACAGCGAATGCGACATCTGA